The DNA sequence aattaaaaaggaaaaacaaaatctcaaACGACATTCACCCCCCAAAAAAAGTGATACTAAGCATCTTATAGCTTATAAGCtcgtaattatatttatactaatCAAACTAagttcttaattaattattgtcggCACgtaattgtattttaaaagcttttaaagaatatttaatcaaacttcAAACGATAACTTTATGTCACAAATATCATGCATTCATTTTCTTGACCACGAAAATCTTGATTTAGCTGGTCAGATGTCACTGTGtaatatacatttaattttagatgacatgacaaaaaaaatgttatttttatttataatttatatttaaaagaataatgaGTTACGCCAAGATTTTGCAGCTAAAAAATGACACatgatatactatattttattgatacaaAGTCGATAATTTGtgaagtttaattaaatatttgggGAAATTGAGAGATTCATTGTCATTCATTATTTGTAAGTAGTGTGGTTGTGTGTGtctattattaatagtattactattaaacTATACAGCAGCTTCTGTACAGGAAATAAACAAgcattttttgtaaattaggTAAAAtgttgacaatttttttggaataaaatatccaattttcAAGGGTCATGTTGCGTTCATGTGAGGCCATGTGAAGTTGCATCTTGCATGTGCGCACACACGATGTGTGCAATAATACATACATGGGTATGTATGTGGTTTGTATTACATGCTTCACCTTCTATGATAAGACAAATGTGGAATGAAgatatagaaatatatattatactaataaattgcTGGTATATCAATTTTGAATGGAAAACATCAAAAAGTGTAGTGTCGACGGTTAAATAACCGctgattttttcaaatattaagtGTGGATAAATAAGATTcaaaaatgtaagaaaatgAGTGTGATTACAtactcaaacaaaaaaacaccACATTTATTGTAGACGAGTGAAAGTTAGAAAAGGCCAGACTTATATAAatagatggagtatataaaatactcctttcgtcttattattattataggagtcacatttggatttaaaaaatacagtactacaaaaatagtatattgaaaaagttagtgtgATATGAGGTTCATTCTTTTATActcttagttttataatagaatgtgaatgGGTGAGTTAGTGGATATTGGActtacttattatttatggtaaaaataaaatgtaactcttattatgagatggactaaaatgacaaagtaTCTCTTATTGTGGAACGAAGGGAGCAACATGTATCAGCTTATTTGAATTAACACGATActtattgaataatataattgcTTAGTTTAAGAAATTAggacaaatttaaattattatgaaaCGAAAAAGTAAATTCAAATCTTTTGAGCTATCTAGAAGAAAAAACCCATACGTTGCAATTATGAACGGCTAATCAACAGTCAAACTCATGTCTTATTAATTGAACTCAACTTCGTCAAATAAGTAACTAAACAAATGTAGTTTCCAAGTTGAATTAATTGTCACTAAAAGACTAATGTTACTTCAAAGGTGACGTTAATACTTGGATAACACTAAATTATGATTCGGTAGGATTTTTCAAAGGTAAAATTGATTGATGATGATACAATGCAGAAAATCTAccaaacttaattttaaaatcatatctACTTTccctaaaaaagaaaattcttactattttatttgaatagaaTGGTTAGGACTTGGGAgatttaaatactactacttggTTAATAAAATGTACGAAAACCAAAAACTCAAACTTTCACCACTTGACTTGGTTGAAAAATCTGAGGTAGGATCTCAATCTTTTATCTATATTGCTTGATATTCACAATTTAAAGTTTCATTTCCTTTTGCTAAAATAATGGGCCTCACCCTCTATtaaattcttataaaattaatactcattccatcataattaattaaaatagagagaaagtaaagtaaaaaatataataatgtagaagaaACTTCATCTagattattctctctcttattttattttcactccactttaactatttatgagtatcatttttccCAAACGCGTGCCGAAAAGCAATCAATCACTTAAGCTGAGACGAAGGAAGTACTATATTAAAGTAGgacctatattccactaacttttttcattatttttcttcacaatttTTAAGCCAAATTAAATTGGGATTATAAATTGTGGACGAAAAGAGTACTATATTATGATTCGATTTCATCATGAGCTGACTCGTAAGAAGcacattttataatatcacgaatttATCCGTTAAGAGCATCAGCagcggcggacgtccgccgaACGTCAGACCGGCATGCCCGACGTCCGTCGTTGACGCCCGCCATTGGGCGAGGAAGGGACGGACACGGGAGTTCCGCGGTGCTGGCGCGACGTCCGTCGAGACGGCAATGGGACGTCCGCGGTGAGGCATTCGGACGGACGTCCGCAGCGGACGTCcgatacaaaatttaattatatatatataggagtgtactagtataacaactaattttaaagttacaacgtacatccaaccacgtgctgccacatggcacgaaaaatgcaatattgtatacagaaaaatgcaatacgcatttgtagaagctataaatgaatttcggcagattgcatttttgttatatgcagattgcattttttattgttaagttttgcattttagatattgactgtttaaattgcattttatatatagacggattgcatttttatatgtgaaaatgcaaaacttaacaataaaaaatgcaatttatgtgaaaatgcaaaactcaacactataaaatgcaatttacatacaacaaaaatgcaatctgcgaaaatgcatgtacaactagattgcatttttgtgtttaaaatattgcatttttcgtgccacatggcagcaccagattggatgtacgttgtgactctaaataagggggcaccctagtgctcccctatatatatatatatatatatatatatattttcaaactctatatatacggctcgttaaacttcatttcattcgcaccacttgtgttaacaagtttctctctctacgtTTCTTTATGTATTATTATAATGGCAAGTGGCAGTGGAAGTGGTAGTGGTGCGGATGGTAGCGGTGCTAGTGATTGGCGCCAGATCGTTAGGGATGAGCTACGTGCCGCTACGTCTAGAGAGATAAATCGGGCGTTACAAGCGGCCATGCAGCAGCAGCGACAGGCGGCGGTACCTTGACCCATCCATCATCGAACTCAAGTACCTCGGAGATCAACTCCATCATTTGATGTTGGAGTATATTCCATCTTTTATGATAATAGTAATCCCACGTGCATGTGGTATTTTTCGTTTTGTACGTTAAAGTGATCTCATTTACGTAACTTCCTCCGTTCTGCAAGAGAGTGCAATTCTGATTGaacacgaattttaatttaatatataattggtaaagtaaggtTGGTGATACAGTGTTAGTCGTGTTAGTCTAATATGTCATACTAAAAAAGAATTGGTGTTTACTTattctttgtttgattttatagcATTAAGTTTAATGGTTCAATAtgctccctccatcccattatAGTAGAAGCGTTTCGTTCTGAGCATtcctctaaaaaaaaaataataaaaagagagagtaaagtaggatagataataatatagataagacGCATAtctatattactccattcgtccaccattaggagtctcatttcttagcggcacgagttttaagaaatgttaagaaaagtggatggaaaaaaatgagtggaatgtgagtctcGTTTGCATATATTAGACCATGTTTATCAGCAACCACCCCACCCAACCCAACCATccactttttcaatatttaatgaatttctATCTCCTCCACATTATCTTCCACATCATCAATATTCATCCAACCCAACCATAcatattttcatgatttatcAATGACCACCCAACCAcactattatatatatttatttttatattattttttaataatattattattacatgaaatacttattattgtaaatttataaaaaaaaaaacgtaataaatgacaaactaaaaattataaaaacaaacaaataaaaaatataaattacaataattgaaatacaaaattgaaaatacataattgTATGCAAAACTATAGCAAATGTGGTCTCTATTTATaaaggaagaaaaattatgaattttggtataattcttataattttttaatatataaaattaaagatatataaatattaaaaaaattatattaaccaATGCGATTGTGTCATTTGGCACAACCTCGTTGGCTGATAAAGGGGGCAACCAGCCGCCGGTGGTCGCACGAAATGCAACCGCGTTCAAGGTGAGAGAGAGGCCAACTAaaatagttttcttttttttttttaattgcacTTGACGTGGCGGTCGACCAACCAACACCAATAAACGTTGtcttactctctccactttaattatttattatcacttTTTCAAGACGAGTGTTCAAAACGAAACGCTTCTTCTATAGtaggacagaggaagtattatctattgaaaatatcaaacacaatattaattatgtaattcaTTCATTCCAAGTTAGTTGAGATGTTTCTTTTATTGTATGAGAAATTGATGTTTTAAGATTATAATAgcagagaataaagtatgcaAGCACAAGCAAAAGAGAGAAATTCAAACAAAAGGcgtttgcaaaaaaaataaaaattgatttactTATTTTGGGATAACCGAAAAGGAATACGATCCAACTATCTTGAGTTAAAGTCTTAGAGATAGTATACATTTGTCTATAGTTAAACAATGATGAAAAGTATATAGATTCAATCAAaagtatttgatcattttcattttaaaatgatattacTACTCGTTTTCTTTATATTACCTCACTCCATGAGAGATAGTCTTATTTGTAGATGACACGAGTTATAATGATAAATGGATAAAGgaagagaaaatgagaaaaaatagataaagaataagataaattaaactactattttttattgatgtcctaaaattgcaaaatgaaattattttttttggacgggaaaatattttcaatctatAATTGCGTGTTCTAGATCAATAAACTCACGACGGAAACCTCCTCAACCATagtattcattatttattaacatCCAGTCAATGAtcgaattatatttaaaattgtaaatgtgTGAACTGTGAAATGACCCAATCcacaattgaaaaataaaaaattaatcaaacacaaaataaaagggCAAAAATCATTTTTGAAACACAATCTAGAGACAGATGGACAAGGTACACAGCTGAAGTACAGCCATCccaatcaagactaaatcttgaaaattttgaagcaTAATTTCCTGGAAATGCGAAATTCATTTCCTTAAATTACACAATTTTCAATAGTTTAAGGTAAGCCACTTGTGTCATTGCCAGATGACACATACACAATAagattaattcaaatatttaattcactGCTCCTTTGTACGTTGTTGGTCCACTTCTAGCAAGCTGTTTCAGCCCTGTCTatctttgaaaaatatgtatatataaaatttatacacaCACATTAGCAAGAAAAAGGTGTAGTCGTGAGTCAATCAGTGTGTGTAGTGCGTGTGTGGTTTgatatttctttgtttttgcCGCTCGTGATGAGATAGAAAGTGATGAAGGAGGAAAGCTAGgaaagggaaaagaaaaaaaaaagactttgTCTTTTTGTGGGGATTTGGAGAGGTGGGAGTGGAGGGATAGAGTTATTCGTTGGAGTTGAAAAAGGGGGtgcctttttctatttttaaaggtGTAACCTTTTTCAATAATCATTTGTTGAATATTCGATTTTTTTAGCCCCCATTTGTGAAGTAGATCCCTTGTGCTGATTCTTGAATTAGAAATATCTCTCTCTAGACTCTAGATAAGTTTGGAGGAATGAATGGTGGTGTTGATCTTGATTCAGAAGATTCTGAGTTTGTGGAAGTTGATCCCACTGGGAGATATGGAAGGGTATGCTTTCAAATTCTTGAATGTCATTATTTCTTGCTGATTTCTCGAATTTGTGAAATGCATAATCTTTACAACAAAAACTCTAATTTGAGTTATGATTTTGTCTGTGATTGCAGTATAATGAGATTCTTGGAAAGGGGGCTTCAAAGACTGTGTATGTATATCATCACATTAGCCTTTTATGCAGAAATTAGGGAATCATTTAGATGGAGTATATCACAGTTTGTATTAATTTCTGGGCTTATAagattttgcattattttatatttgttgcAGTTATAGAGCTTTTGATGAGTATGAAGGGATAGAGGTAGCTTGGAACCAAGTTAAGCTATATGATTTTCTGCAGAGCCCTGAGGATCTTGAAAGGCTGTATTGTGAAATACATCTTCTCAAGACTCTAAAGCACAAGAATATCATGAAGCTATGCACTTCATGGGTCGATACGGCTAACAGAAATATCAATTTCGTGACCGAAATGTTCACTTCTGGCACCCTTAGACAGTGAGTGGTGATCTTGTATTTGGTTGCTGTCTTTGATCTGTATTGATTGAGttgttttagttaatgtatttgttgatatgtGATGTGTCTTAGGTTGCTTAGTTAATGTTTCTTCTTGATCTGGACTAAATAGGTATAGGTTGAAGCATAGGAGGGTGAATATAAGAGCAATAAAGCATTGGTGTAGGCAGATTCTTCAAGGCCTACTCTATCTCCATAGCCATGATCCTCCTGTGATTCACAGAGACCTCAAGTGCGACAACATCTTCATCAACGGGAACCAAGGGGAGGTCAAGATTGGCGACCTTGGCCTTGCTGCAATCCTCAGGAAATCGCATGCTGCTTGTTGTGtaggtaaaaaaaattccaagaTTCTTGAAAAATCTCGTTGGTGGGATGGAATGTGTTGGTGCTTAatttcttgattcttcaataggGACACCGGAGTTCATGGCTCCAGAGGTGTACGAGGAGGAATACAATGAATTAGTTGACATTTACTCCTTTGGAATGTGCATTTTGGAAATGGTGACGTTTGAGTATCCGTATAGCGAATGCACTCACCCAGCCCAAATTTATAAGAAAGTGATCTCTGTAAGGAATCAAAACTTGTGTCGCGAATGAATGTTGTTTGCTGTATCGTGTGATGAAGTGTTCTTTCTAACTTCATGTTTTAGGGGAAGAAACCCGAGGCTCTATACAAGGTCGAGGATGCTGAGGTTCGTGCATTTGTTGAGAAATGCCTAGCAACCGTCTCGAACAGGTTGTCTGCGTGGGAGCTTCTCAATGACCCCTTTCTTCATATAGATGATTACATTTATGACATGAGGCCACCGACAGGTTATCAGAGGGACTACGACGAGTTAGGCCCCATTTTGAGCCAACATCTTATGAGTACTTATCATAGCACCAGCAGCTCTTTAGTCAATGGCTGCAACAACTATCTTGGCTATGAGCCGGAGAATGACCTAGACTGCAACTCAGTGGAGTATGAGGGCAACGAGATCGAACTGTTCACGAGCCATGAGGACGACCACGGGGGAAATGTAGACGTGGTGATCAAAGGGAGGAGAACTGAGGACGACAACATCTTTCTTCGACTCAGGATCGCAGACAAAGAAGGTAAAAAGATTTGTGATAAGtatagtttctattttatcaacttaaatatttttcttaaaaatgtCCTCTACTTAtggtattttttaaaatcccaAACTTTGGATAACGTCGTTAACTGTGACACGAATCAAGAATCGCAACGGAAGAGATGAATACCTTGCTAATTCTTGTTTCTTGCTGCCAAAAGAAGTACTAGTGGTTTAgttcatttttgttgattatgagCATGGATGTTTGGTCTATACATTGCAGGCCCCATTCGCAACATCTACTTCCCGTTCGACACTGAGACCGACACAGCCCTGTGTGTGGCGACTGAGATGGTGGCGGAGCTTGACATCATGGACCAGGACGTGACTGAGATTGCCAAGATGATAGACGGTGAGATCGCCTTGTTGGTGCCCGAGTGGAGAAGCGGGGTCGGTTTTGAAGACAGCAGTCCCAACAACAAGACCATAAACCGATGTCACATCTGCACCTCAGATGGCTCCGATGCAGCAGGCTACTCCTTGCAAGTCCTTCAGTGCCCGAAACACGGATGTGGGGCCGTGCACGGACGTTTTGAAGAGATTACGTACCCCTTTGAAGGGGACGAGCAGCAGTAGCAAACTGATTTCGGATATTAAGCGCGATAACAACTTGACAGTTGAAGAAGCAAAAGGCTTGCCATTCGTCTCAACCGAGGCTGGAATGAAGGGAGGGTGGTTCTGAGCCAGCACACGAGCTCTTGTAGTCCGTTGCAGCGCATCTCCGTCCTCAACCATTGCTCGCTCAGACGAGGCAACGGGCGTGTAAAGCATATACTTATAGTAAGTACTGAGGATTAGGGAAAGATGTCAAGTTATGATAGTTTTGGTGCAGCTGTGTAGATTGTGAGCTTGAATGGAAGAAGGTACACACACTCAATGCTcagaaatatgaaaattttgtatcagaaattaatatgttaacatttattattgatattgatttgATCACTCTATTTACTAATGCAGTTCATCCAAATCAAAGATTGGTTGATAAATATGgaatttatatgtttttaagGAAGATTTGACTTgttttaaatgtataatatataatttgtgattGGGTAATGATTTATTAACAAACATTGTACATACAAAATGCCCTTATATTTTAAATcggtttttatttaaaacggttttattattttcttactaatatacccttttatatatatatatggaaaattatgaatatgtgGAAGatcaatacaatatttatggaaatttcataaattaagataattaaaatttatctagCCAAGATTGTTGCTTATACGTatgttttaaacaaataaatatactactactaatatttagcACTAATCTATcgttaaattcaaaattataagattacatatcttaaaatttttatacttattttttgtgtattaacAGTAAAGtgatgaaaacaaaaaaaaaaagttactttataattttaaattaatattatatagtataaatttaaggggggaaaaatcaaaagtttAAAAGAACCAAACTCcaatatagtagtatcaattaattatatacgaATAGAATAGTAAAgactaaaaaaagataatgtataattagtattattttagtgaATGATCATATTAGAAAATTATACATCTAGTTGTTTATATAGCTTAAAATTTTAGTGATaagttaataataaaataattaaatgtgaatgataattatttttttttaattaaacataaaatatttttttccctcacaggattttatgtgatagtactattattattttgtgagttaaataaaaagagaaaaaagtaaaagaacaaaaaatagagatgatgttatttctattttagcaaatgtgtcatttttgtgggacaattcaaaaaaaaaatcatttttaatagaacAAGTGGAAAACTTTTGTTGGATGATAAcacaaagaaattaaaaatatttcatttttaaaataaaataattggatgagaatgaatattattatttcgtTGGATATTAacacttaaaagtaaagtatgTGTACGTGGATGTATATTTCGTTGAATATACATCCACGTAGtcgtttttataacttaaaattttattgattatttaataagCACTATTCTAGGAAGCGAataactaatattattttgttagatgataacactagtatatatacatgtaatcatttttataactttaaggtttaagaattatttaacaaaaaaaataattagatgtgAGTGACTATTATTTCATTGGATGATAACAATAagaaattagtactatatatacatgtcgtttttataacttagatttttaatgattttttattaataaaataattagatgtaaatgactatgattattatgttgaatgataacactaagaaattaaatatatgttttttcataatttagaattttacataatattaaagtaattatttgatgaccatgattattttgttggatgataacaccaaatatatatacatgtagtcgttttataacttagaattttaaataatttaaataaaataattgaataagaatGACTATGATCATTTCGTTGGATGACAACACTAAgaaatgaagtatatatacatgtagttgtttttataactcaaaatttttatagataatattataataaaataatttgatgcgaGTGATTATGATCATTTCGTTGGAtaataacactaagaaattaagtatatatagatGCAATCGttttataacttaaaattttaaaaattataaataattgaatgagtatgactatgattatttcgttggatgataatactaagaaatgaggtatatatacatgcaatttgtttttataaacttagaattttaaagattatttaaTAACAACACAATTAGATGCTAATGATAATCATTTTTTCGTTCGAGGATAAtattaagaatatttatacatatagtcgcttttatgattttaaattttaagattattttataataaaataatttggtaTTAATGACTATTAGATGAGTGAATTAAAAATTGGTATGTATCAGTTCTAAAGCAAACTCAAacgatatactccctctgtcccgaaGAGTAagcactatttccttttttgtccgtccccaaagagtatgaacattccaattttgaaaattctcttctctctaatgaggtgagactcattctccactaataatgtttaaaaaaactttctctatctatctttcttttactttaccaataatgcattaaaactcgtgccgaacttAAAGTTCATACTCATtggggacggagagaatataaccttttatattattgtttgaatattaaataaaattctccATCGTAGAATGTAAGTCAACTTGGAATccttttatagtagtagtatttttgcaaatttgaagTGAATCTATAATATCTTGCTAAAAgtattgtaaatttttaattaaatttattttaatttattcctaatcaaaatattcatccgaaaattatgaaatcatGAACCATATGAATCTAgctaatttgaatttttataaaaaggagaagaaatatcctcatttttgttaatgaaagaaaaaattatgtaacGGTTTGTATGCATAATCAATTACTAATCATTccttaaatacataaatattgattatgagaGACTTAATCTTTcctaaataatcaataaaaggGTAGATATGTAATAGgttacattttaaaatgtaaaataccTTAAATgtccaattttatatatacaatgttaatttatcactacccttTGTGATTATGGTATACTTTGAtgttttgacattttattgaGTTATGAAGGTTAAAAGACTAATAAAGGGCGAAGAAATGGAAGAGGCAATGTTTGGAACCACCCATCGGAACACAAGCCATCGGTCTGCATCGGAACACGCCCAGCAGTTCGCCGAGAGTTGCGCCGAGAGACCGAGAGCCAGTCAGCAATCCATTGAGATGCAGTCAATGGACGCCCGCTGAGACTGAGAGGCAACTGTGTTGAGCCCTAATTCGAGCCAATTCTTGCCATTTCAAGCTCcaattattatcaaatttgCTAATAAGCCTCCAAGAGTAAGATCACAAAAATGATACACAATGCATGATTAAATATCATTACAAGTATTCTCTTAATGGTGCATGTTTGTGAAGttagtaataccaagatagagaattatatatggacatttctaattgtttgatatcatagttaaaCTTAACTCAAAGCCCAATATAAGACCAGAGCCCTATCTAttcttaccaaaattataacattaaccttgtttatgtatctcaccaatttgtcaagttaagccatgttatttaatatacaatacaaatttagataatttcttttctatcaaacaacaatagaaaaatatcatatctttgcatatcttgacatgaaactcgtatttcttatcttgttttacatatcttctcatatctcatcttttttatcaaacgaaACTGGACAAAATGGCCTTTAGGCaaaaaataatggacatgcaattgtttttaaaaaaataattgtacggagaaatttagaaaaaatataaaataatgcaaaaaatttaagaaacatacttaaaattatgttaaaatcatagtagaaaaaatttaaaaaaaggttAAGTAGTTGTAGGCTTTATCTGGGCCGTTACTGTGTGAGTTTGAAAAATGATCCATTTAATGTCTGTTTCAAGGAATGAGCCCAATTTAGACCCGTTTCATTTAACTGATAAACCCAACCTGAGTTGAATTTTGAGATCTAATTGAACTTAATAACAATTCTCAAGCTGATGGTATCGTCATTTAAGCAATATTGacgtaaaaagtgaaatactTCATCATAacgtattatttatttataatagtattctatttaatcaatttccatatttgtttgatttttaaaaattactccgtACTAgatttaatagtaatactattatttaattgtaccTTAATAAAGGAAGAAACCTTTGAACAAATTTATACAACAGAACTTCATTTGAaacctaaaaaattaaaatttaatttacaacCTATTTCGAAATCAACTtcaaatatggagtagtaaatactactccatatgtcccacaaaagatataaCATTTGTGGAACGACACGAGATTTttggaggttttgttttgtgtgttaaatggagagagaaaatataatttttatatttatgtgagagagaactttatccaaaaattaaaatatgacatattttatgggacaaactaaaaaaaaatgtgacatcggagggagtactaagtAACTTtctcaattcaattccaaCATACGCacatagtactattaattaaaaggCTTTGTAAtgattattagtatttattagt is a window from the Salvia hispanica cultivar TCC Black 2014 chromosome 1, UniMelb_Shisp_WGS_1.0, whole genome shotgun sequence genome containing:
- the LOC125201791 gene encoding serine/threonine-protein kinase WNK1-like, whose amino-acid sequence is MNGGVDLDSEDSEFVEVDPTGRYGRYNEILGKGASKTVYRAFDEYEGIEVAWNQVKLYDFLQSPEDLERLYCEIHLLKTLKHKNIMKLCTSWVDTANRNINFVTEMFTSGTLRQYRLKHRRVNIRAIKHWCRQILQGLLYLHSHDPPVIHRDLKCDNIFINGNQGEVKIGDLGLAAILRKSHAACCVGTPEFMAPEVYEEEYNELVDIYSFGMCILEMVTFEYPYSECTHPAQIYKKVISGKKPEALYKVEDAEVRAFVEKCLATVSNRLSAWELLNDPFLHIDDYIYDMRPPTGYQRDYDELGPILSQHLMSTYHSTSSSLVNGCNNYLGYEPENDLDCNSVEYEGNEIELFTSHEDDHGGNVDVVIKGRRTEDDNIFLRLRIADKEGPIRNIYFPFDTETDTALCVATEMVAELDIMDQDVTEIAKMIDGEIALLVPEWRSGVGFEDSSPNNKTINRCHICTSDGSDAAGYSLQVLQCPKHGCGAVHGRFEEITYPFEGDEQQ